One genomic segment of Pempheris klunzingeri isolate RE-2024b chromosome 21, fPemKlu1.hap1, whole genome shotgun sequence includes these proteins:
- the tmem14ca gene encoding transmembrane protein 14C isoform X1 — protein MFLYLLLPQLVFSNSSVLQESLSPLTIFAAVSNMSVDWVGYGYAALVASGGVMGYVKAGSVPSLAAGLLFGGLAGFGAYQTSNDPNNVWVSLATSGALTGIMGKRFYGSRKFMPAGLMAGASFLMVGKLGLALLQKPQES, from the exons ATGTTTCTATATCTTCTGCTGCCTCAGCTAGTTTTCTCTAACAGCTCCGTGTTGCAGGAATCACTGAGCCCTTTAACTATTTTTGCAGCC GTGTCCAACATGTCGGTGGATTGGGTCGGATATGGATACGCAGCCCTCGTCGCATCCGGGGGAGTCATGGGATATGTGAAAGCAG GCAGTGTCCCCTCCCTTGCTGCTGGTCTGCTCTTCGGGGGCCTCGCAGGCTTTGGCGCCTATCAGACCTCCAATGACCCGAACAATGTTTGGGTGTCCCTCG CTACATCAGGAGCTTTGACGGGCATCATGGGGAAGCGGTTCTACGGATCCAGGAAGTTCATGCCAGCTGGCTTGATGGCCGGGGCAAG TTTTCTGATGGTGGGAAAGCTTGGCTTGGCGCTGCTCCAGAAACCCCAGGAGTCCTGA
- the tmem14ca gene encoding transmembrane protein 14C isoform X2, whose product MSVDWVGYGYAALVASGGVMGYVKAGSVPSLAAGLLFGGLAGFGAYQTSNDPNNVWVSLATSGALTGIMGKRFYGSRKFMPAGLMAGASFLMVGKLGLALLQKPQES is encoded by the exons ATGTCGGTGGATTGGGTCGGATATGGATACGCAGCCCTCGTCGCATCCGGGGGAGTCATGGGATATGTGAAAGCAG GCAGTGTCCCCTCCCTTGCTGCTGGTCTGCTCTTCGGGGGCCTCGCAGGCTTTGGCGCCTATCAGACCTCCAATGACCCGAACAATGTTTGGGTGTCCCTCG CTACATCAGGAGCTTTGACGGGCATCATGGGGAAGCGGTTCTACGGATCCAGGAAGTTCATGCCAGCTGGCTTGATGGCCGGGGCAAG TTTTCTGATGGTGGGAAAGCTTGGCTTGGCGCTGCTCCAGAAACCCCAGGAGTCCTGA